A region of Bombilactobacillus folatiphilus DNA encodes the following proteins:
- the mutM gene encoding bifunctional DNA-formamidopyrimidine glycosylase/DNA-(apurinic or apyrimidinic site) lyase, producing MPELPEVETVRRELNQMIKGQTITAIDVRYPKIVVNPIAQFKQLLIGQELVDVGRRAKYLLFHFGDDLTMISHLRMEGKYQVRDNLQDFDKHVHVIFTLSDGRYLGYRDVRKFGRMEVVPRTAELTTKGIAKLGPEPLTPAYTYETLADGLQRKKKNIKTVLLDQQVVSGLGNIYVDEVLWQAQINPEEPANNLTTAQLTALYSAINDTIQAAIAAGGTTIRSYVDAAGNQGQFQLQLRAYKQDGKPCQRCGTTIEKIKVGGRGTHFCPHCQKLN from the coding sequence ATGCCGGAATTGCCAGAAGTGGAAACAGTTCGTCGGGAATTGAATCAGATGATTAAGGGGCAGACAATTACTGCAATTGATGTCCGTTATCCCAAAATTGTAGTCAATCCAATTGCCCAATTTAAGCAATTGTTGATAGGTCAAGAGTTGGTTGACGTTGGTCGGCGAGCCAAATATTTATTATTTCATTTTGGCGATGACTTGACGATGATTAGTCATTTGCGCATGGAAGGTAAATATCAAGTGCGCGATAATTTGCAAGATTTTGACAAGCACGTGCATGTGATTTTTACTTTGAGTGATGGCCGTTATTTGGGGTATCGGGACGTTCGCAAGTTTGGCCGGATGGAAGTTGTCCCCCGAACAGCAGAATTAACCACCAAGGGTATCGCTAAGCTGGGACCAGAACCCTTAACTCCAGCTTACACTTACGAAACTTTGGCGGATGGTTTGCAGCGTAAAAAGAAAAATATAAAAACGGTTTTGTTGGATCAACAAGTTGTTTCTGGTTTAGGCAATATTTATGTCGATGAAGTTTTGTGGCAAGCGCAAATTAATCCGGAAGAACCCGCTAACAATTTGACGACCGCGCAACTCACAGCTTTATATTCAGCAATTAATGACACGATTCAAGCCGCAATTGCGGCTGGTGGGACGACAATTCGTAGTTATGTGGATGCTGCGGGGAATCAAGGACAATTTCAGCTGCAATTAAGGGCTTATAAGCAGGATGGCAAGCCGTGTCAACGT